The Lepeophtheirus salmonis chromosome 1, UVic_Lsal_1.4, whole genome shotgun sequence genome has a segment encoding these proteins:
- the LOC121122202 gene encoding tropomyosin: MDAIKKKMQAMKLEKDNAMDRADACEQQAKDANLRAEKAEEEVHELQKKMQQLENDLDQTQEKLLNANQRLEEKEKALTNAEGEVAALNRRIQLLEEDLERSEERLTVATQKLAEASHAADESERMRKVLENRSLSDEERMEALENQLKEARFLAEEADRKYDEVARKLAAVEADLERAEERAETGETKIIELEEELRVVGNNLKSLEVSEEKANQREASYKEQIKTLTTKLKQAEARAEFAERSVQKLQKEVDRLEDELVHEKEKFKAISDELDQTFAEMSGY; encoded by the exons ATGGATGCCATTAAGAAGAAAATGCAAGCCATGAAGCTTGAAAAGGACAATGCTATGGACAGAGCTGATGCCTGTGAACAACAGGCAAAGGATGCTAATCTCCGTGCTGAAAAG gctGAAGAAGAAGTCCATGAGCTTCAAAAGAAGATGCAACAGCTAGAAAATGACTTGGATCAAACTCAAGAAAAGTTATTGAACGCTAACCAAAGACTCGAAGAGAAGGAAAAAGCTCTTACCAACGCTGAGGGTGAGGTTGCTGCTCTCAACAGACGTATCCAACTTCTTGAAGAAGATTTGGAACGCTCTGAAGAAAGACTCACAGTTGCCACGCAAAAATTGGCTGAAGCCTCCCATGCTGCTGATGAATCCGAACGTATGCGTAAG GTATTAGAGAACAGAAGCTTGTCCGATGAGGAGCGTATGGAAGCTTTGGAAAATCAATTGAAAGAGGCTCGATTCTTGGCAGAAGAGGCTGATCGTAAATACGACGAGGTTGCTCGTAAATTAGCAGCTGTTGAGGCTGATTTAGAAAGAGCAGAAGAGCGTGCTGAGACTGGAGAGACGAAG ATCATTGAATTAGAAGAGGAGTTGAGAGTTGTTGGAAACAATCTCAAATCCTTGGAAGTATCCGAAGAAAAGGCCAATCAAAGAGAGGCTTCATACAAGGAGCAAATCAAGACCCTTACCACCAAGCTAAAACAA GCCGAAGCTCGTGCTGAATTTGCAGAAAGATCCGTTCAAAAGCTCCAAAAGGAAGTTGATCGTCTTGAAGACGAGCTTGTCCACGAAAAGGAGAAGTTTAAGGCCATCTCTGATGAATTGGATCAAACATTTGCCGAAATGTCTggatattaa